The Miscanthus floridulus cultivar M001 chromosome 7, ASM1932011v1, whole genome shotgun sequence genome includes a region encoding these proteins:
- the LOC136465476 gene encoding uncharacterized protein, producing MASDPPGDGDGAGGEEPTPGPAPAVEAPAAPAVPPRSRWAAEIKVYTRKHPHKNPKPPPPEPAPAPSPDPAPAPAPAPVPVPAPAPAPAPAPTPAPNPLSETLSSIRRNIRRAEAAGAAARPDPAAPASAPARAPPGERGAASGDPSSGLNRVGGGVPNGHGDDRAAAAAEKAEKARKRRARSELRRRLAGELDQVRVLSKRLKEAAEALVQREASEPAPLPLMVLSTQQQVVDAGYVQQPQFSAGDMAVPVSAQIAAAVTPGRTLLQRRPLTVSVIRNEAFEKEKRTPKANQLYQKSEFLLAKDRIPPSDSHGRKKSKHHKKKHRSLESRGADFDAERRLYSHAFKKSSSLLSRLMKHKFGWVFNKPVDPVALGLHDYFTIIKHPMDFGTVRGRLSHGQYRNPKEFAEDVRLTFHNAMTYNPKGQDVHFMAEQLSGIFEAQWPEIEAEVNYLASCPPLPKKFPPPPIDLRFLERSDSMRHHMALDTNSRPISHTPTYTRTPSMKKPRAKDPNKRDMTIDEKRKLSENLQNLPPEKLDAVVQVIKNKNLSVMQHDDEIEVEIDSMDAETLWELDRFVANYKKNLSKQKRKAERAMLARQDAELRAQHPIQPPQPTPVPQEPVGERSPKQVAKDSLAGEQLPTSVPEQNDENRQNASSPRGAITIGSSFQRVYECEVECCDHAIAIIAFEELAIIKERTTEEAPDSKRSVESFEPVELVKEESTLIDFLHANRDIFTWKPSNKPGIPREVTEHTLKIRLGSKLVKQHLCRFDEGKRRAIDEKIVKLLVAGFIKEVYHPKCLQQYQSAWSRLN from the exons ATGGCTTCCGACCCtcccggcgacggcgacggcgccggcGGGGAGGAGCCGACGCCGGGACCTGCCCCCGCCGTGGAGGCGCCGGCTGCTCCCGCCGTTCCGCCCAGGTCGCGCTGGGCCGCGGAGATCAAGGTCTACACCCGTAAGCACCCCCACAAAAACCCTAAACCTCCTCCTCCAGAACCAGCTCCCGCCCCCTCCCCCGACCCCGCCCcagcccctgcccctgcccccgTCCCCGTCCCAGCTCCCGCTCCCGCCCCCGCCCCTGCCCCTACTCCTGCCCCGAATCCCCTTTCGGAAACCTTATCCTCGATTCGCCGCAACATCCGCCGCGCGGAGGCCGCGGGCGCTGCGGCGCGGCCCGATCCGGCAGCGCCGGCCTCGGCtcccgcccgggcgccgcctgggGAACGCGGTGCCGCCTCGGGGGACCCCTCGTCTGGGCTGAACCGGGTCGGCGGCGGTGTTCCTAACGGCCACGGCGACGACCGGGCGGCCGCCGCGGCTGAGAAGGCTGAGAAAGCACGGAAGCGCAGGGCGAGGAGTGAGCTGCGGCGCCGGCTGGCGGGGGAGCTCGACCAGGTCCGCGTGCTCTCCAAGCGGCTGAAGGAGGCTGCCGAGGCCCTGGTGCAGCGGGAGGCTTCTGAGCCCGCGCCTTTGCCCTTGATGGTGCTGTCAACACAGCAGCAGGTGGTGGATGCTGGGTATGTGCAGCAGCCGCAGTTCTCAGCTGGTGATATGGCGGTGCCCGTGTCTGCTCAGATTGCAGCTGCCGTTACTCCTGGCCGCACGCTGCTGCAGCGCAGACCACTAACCGTGTCAGTTATTCGTAATGAAGCCTTTGAGAAGGAGAAACGGACGCCAAAGGCCAATCAATTGTACCAAAAATCGGAGTTCTTGCTTGCCAAGGATAGGATTCCTCCCTCAGATTCACATGGGCGCAAGAAATCCAAGCACCACAAGAAGAAGCATAGGTCCCTAGAATCTCGTGGCGCAGACTTTGATGCCGAGCGGCGGCTCTACTCTCATGCGTTCAAGAAGTCCTCATCACTTCTGAGCCGCTTAATGAAGCACAAGTTTGGGTGGGTGTTCAACAAGCCTGTTGATCCAGTTGCACTTGGTTTGCATGATTATTTTACtattatcaagcacccaatggaTTTTGGCACGGTAAGGGGACGGCTCAGCCATGGGCAGTACAGGAACCCGAAGGAGTTTGCTGAGGATGTCCGGCTCACTTTCCATAATGCGATGACATATAACCCCAAGGGTCAGGATGTGCATTTCATGGCAGAGCAGTTGTCAGGAATCTTTGAGGCACAGTGGCCTGAGATTGAGGCTGAGGTTAACTACCTCGCATCGTGTCCTCCATTGCCGAAGAAGTTTCCACCTCCACCAATTGACCTGCGCTTCCTAGAGAGGTCAGATTCGATGAGACACCACATGGCATTGGACACCAATTCAAGACCAATCAGTCATACTCCCACTTATACCCGTACTCCATCAATGAAGAAACCAAGGGCAAAGGATCCAAATAAGAGGGACATGACAATAGATGAGAAGCGTAAGCTTAGTGAGAACCTCCAGAATTTGCCGCCAGAGAAGCTTGATGCTGTTGTGCAAGTCATTAAGAACAAGAACCTATCAGTTATGCAGCATGATGATGAGATTGAGGTTGAAATTGATAGCATGGATGCTGAGACACTTTGGGAGCTTGACAGGTTTGTGGCCAACTACAAGAAGAACCTGAGCAAGCAAAAGAGAAAGGCCGAGCGAGCGATGCTTGCCAGACAAGATGCAGAGTTGCGTGCGCAGCACCCTATACAACCACCGCAACCA ACCCCAGTCCCCCAAGAACCTGTTGGTGAAAGATCTCCAAAGCAAGTTGCGAAAG ATTCGCTGGCAGGTGAGCAACTGCCAACGTCTGTGCCAGAGCAAAATGATGAGAATAGACAGAATGCGAGCA gcccaagAGGGGCCATCACCATTGGTAGCTCCTTCCAGCGCgtttacgagtgcgaagtcgagtgTTGTGACCACGCCATAGCGATTATCGCCTTCGAGGAGCTCGCGATCATCAAGGAGCGGACCACCGAGGAAGCACCTGACTCCAAGCGGTCAGTTGAATCTTTTGAGCCCGTGGAGCTcgtcaaggag gaaagcacgctcatcgacttcctccatgccaacagagatatcttcacgtggaaaccctcgaacaagccaggcattccgagggaagtcaccgagcacaccttgaagattaggctaggctccaagctggtgaagcagcaCCTATGTCGCTTTGATGAggggaagcgcagggccatcgacgAGAAGATcgtgaagcttttggtggccggattcatcaaggaagtgtatcatcccaagtg TTTACAGCAATATCAATCTGCCTGGTCGAGATTgaattag